A stretch of Candidatus Poribacteria bacterium DNA encodes these proteins:
- a CDS encoding ThaI family type II restriction endonuclease has protein sequence MNQCIVDLLNDPEKLSHFTLGLPEAFEVVEKQLPSNSAQGLLREQVIIGYFRFMFGGDEVILPSKTNERNFDVTLCGEDLAIKTVTGNSRTAIKVHWTSDNQRVEEEIATYYPKSDFLWITIHWNKTADSIFYIPLSVQIETHNTLGDSGYLARLTGTNNRGIPLSKEAFSMLKEHPDTLRRKVTWVRQGVDFDPHEEWETYWKRRHSD, from the coding sequence ATGAATCAGTGCATAGTAGACCTACTGAATGACCCAGAAAAACTTTCTCATTTTACTTTGGGATTACCAGAGGCTTTTGAAGTCGTCGAGAAACAATTGCCAAGCAATTCTGCACAGGGGCTTCTCCGTGAACAGGTTATTATTGGATATTTCAGGTTTATGTTTGGTGGTGATGAGGTGATATTACCGTCAAAAACTAACGAGAGAAACTTTGATGTTACTCTATGCGGAGAAGATTTAGCAATCAAGACAGTAACAGGAAACTCTCGCACCGCAATCAAAGTTCACTGGACATCTGATAATCAAAGAGTTGAAGAAGAAATTGCCACATATTATCCAAAGTCGGATTTCCTGTGGATTACAATACATTGGAACAAAACTGCCGATAGCATCTTCTATATTCCGCTTTCTGTTCAGATCGAAACCCACAACACTCTTGGCGATTCCGGTTATCTAGCGAGATTAACAGGGACAAATAATAGAGGAATCCCACTCTCAAAAGAAGCCTTTTCGATGTTAAAAGAACATCCAGACACCCTACGCCGAAAAGTAACTTGGGTAAGGCAAGGAGTTGACTTTGACCCTCACGAAGAATGGGAAACCTATTGGAAAAGACGACATTCCGACTAA